In Bacteroides cellulosilyticus, the genomic stretch CTGCCGAGGCTTCTCTGGATGCTGACGAAGATTACTTGCGTGATACGTATGATGAATATGTAGAACGCCGTAAATGCCTGATAGACGGACTGAACCGTATCCCAGGTGTGTATTCGCCTATTCCTATGGGGGCATTCTATACAGTGGCGAAACTTCCGGTGGATGACTCCGATAAGTTCTGTGCCTGGTGCCTTTCCGACTTCGAGTATGAGGGACAAACTGTATTCATGGCGCCAGCTTCCGGCTTCTATACCACTCCCGGTTCCGGTCGGAATGAAGTGCGTATAGCCTATGTGCTGAAGAAGGAAGACCTGACCCGTGCGCTTTTTGTGCTTTCAAAGGCTTTAGAGGAGTATCCGGGAAGAACGGAATAGGTGTTAAGTATTAGGTATTAAGTATTAAGTATTAGGGGGGGAGATGAAGGAGAACTTGTTAAAGGCTAAATCTATGTTGTTGGCTATTCGTATTGTAAACTTGTATAAGTATTTACGGGATGTAAAACAAGAATATGTTATATCCAAACAACTTCTGCGTAGTGGTACCTCTATAGGAGCCAATATTAGTGAAGCTATATATGCGGAATCTTATGCTGATTTTATACATAAATACTCTATATCCCAAAAAGAATGTTCCGAAACAGGCTTTTGGTTAGAATTACTATATAATACAAACTACATGAAGGAGGATGAATTCTGTTCTATTAATGAGGATTGTATAGAAATGCAGAAACTTCTGACCTCCACCCTTCTGTCCCTCAAAAACCACCCCCAAATACCAAATACTTAATACCTAATACTTAATACTTAAAAAATATGACCCTTTCCTTGTTTTTGGCCCGACGTATTTATCGCGACAGCGATGCCGGAAAGCAAGTTTCCCGTCCTGCCGTGCTCATTGCCCTGATAGGTGTTGCTATCGGTCTGGCGGTGATGATTATCACGGTGTCGGTGATTGTTGGGTTCAAGAACGAAGTGCGTGGTAAAGTAATAGGTTTTGGTGCGGACATTCAGATAACGAATTCGGATGCTGCACGTTCCTACGAGACGCGTCCTGTGGTGGTGAATGACAGTGTCATCTCCATTCTATCCGAATATCCTGAGGTGAAGCATGTGCAGCGCTATTCCACCAAACCGGGCATGGTAAAGACTGCCGAGGATTTTCAAGGCATGGTTCTGAAGGGGATAGGACCAGAGTTTGATCCTGCTTTTTTCCGTGAACATCTGGTGGAAGGAGAGTTACCGCAGTTCAGTGATACGGCTTCTTCCAATCGGGTAGTCATTTCTAAGGCACTGGCTACAAAGCTGAGGTTGAAACTTGGAGATAAGATAGATACCTATTATATCCAGGATGATATTCGTGCCCGCCGTTTGCAGATTGTAGGAATTTACCAGACTAACTTCTCGGAATACGATAACCTTTTCCTCCTTACCGATTTATATCTTGTAAACCGCCTCAACAACTGGGAACCGGGGCAAGTGAGCGGTGCAGAATTGCAGGTACGAGATTATGATCGTCTTGAAGAGATCACCTATCAGATTGCTGCCGACCTGGACGGAATGGAGGACCGGTACGGTGAAGACTATTGCGTGCGCAACGTAGAGCAGCTGAATCCCCAGATATTTGCCTGGCTCAGTATTCTGGATGTGAATATCTGGGTAATATTGATACTGATGGCAGGCGTAGCAGGTTTTACCATGGTGTCCGGCTTATTGATTATCATCATCGAACGTACTTCCATGATCGGCATACTGAAGTCTCTTGGCGCCAATAACACCACCATACGCAAGGTATTCCTTTGGCTCTCAGTCTTTCTTATCGGAAAAGGTATGCTATGGGGTAATGCCATCGGACTGGCGTTCTATTTCCTGCAAAAGTGGTTTGGTATCTTCAAACTTGATCCGGAGACGTATTACATGGATACCGTTCCCGTATCCTTCAATATTCTGCTGTTCTTATTGCTGAATATAGGTACTCTGCTGGCATCTGTCTTGATGCTGTTAGGCCCCTCTTTCCTGATTACACGCATCCATCCCGCTAACTCAATGAGATACGAATAGAAATGCCACACCTCAACAAGTGAAATGCCACACTTCGTGGGTGATAAAGTGTGGCATTTGTTCTGTTGAGATGTGGCATTTGGGACGATGAGGTGTGGCATTTGAAATGCTAACTTGCGGTATTGGAAAATAGTCATCTTCTTAGGAAATCACTTCTCTTTCTGAACAAGCAATGAAACTTCCAGCGGAGTGATTGCATGGGCTGTAGAATGTCAAATACCGGAAGCGTAAAGATGTAACGTCGTTTCTCTCCGAGATCCTTTGCCGTCTTATTGATAATCAGCGCTTGCAAGGTGTATCGCAAGGCGAACAACAGAAATGCAATGCCGGCTGCCAACCAGTGAAAATTCAGTATCCCGATCACCAGAACGGCTATCCACGCTACATGAAACAGTAACCGTGTAGTAGTTTCAAAGCCCGATAAATAGCGTTGGATACCCCGGTAGAAATGTGCTGTACCCATATAGCTGATTTTCTCTTCCCGCCAGTCCTTGGCACGGTAAACGGGTTGTACACGTACCACTGCATTGGCATCGGTCTCTATTCTCGTGTTCTCGGCCGTAGCTGTCTTATTGATGAATAAGTCATCATCTCCGCGTTGCAGGTTCAGGTGTGCTGAAAAACCTTTCTGGGCATAGAATAACTCTTTCCGGTATGCCATGTTGCGTCCGATACCCATATAAGGCTTTCCCGCCAATGCATAGCCCAGATAACGCATGGAAGTAAACAGATTATCAAAAGATACCCGTTTGTGCAGCCAGCCTTTTCCACGTTCGTATCCGCTGTATCCCAGTACGATTTGTGCACGGGAGGTAAAGTTACGTGCCATAGTGCGCAGCCATTGGTTGCTTTCGGGCAGACAGTTTGCATCGGTAAACACAAGCCAGTCATATTTGCTTGCCTTTATTCCGAGAGTGATGGCCAGTTTCTTGCGGCTGATGTAGCGTGAAGAACTGGGAACGAAGCTATGATACAGGTTCGGGTACTTTTCCCCTTGCAGAGTCAGGTAATCTTCGCTTTCATCCGTGTTGCCATCATTGATGACGATCACTTCGAATTGCGGGTAATCCTGTTCCAGCACAGCTGGCAGATTACGGCGCAGATTTTCCACTTCCTCGCGGGCATAGATGATGACCGATAAAGGAGGCAACTCCTGTGAAAAATGTATGTCACTTCGCTTTACGGCACGGCTACGGGCATGTATACGATTATAAAGACAAAAGTAATAAAGGAGTTGAATCAGGAAAAGGATACCGACAGCGGCAAGTAATGCTTGTTCTGTAGTATTGAATGTTAATGCTTCCATGTGGTCGTATGACGTTTTTTGTGTTGCAAATGTACACAAAAAATATGATTATACGACAGGTACCACCACAAACTTGCTTTCCGGGAAATACTTATCCAGATACCGGTGGATATACTGCATCGTATCTTCTTGTATTGTAGTATCTTCTACAGTAGGATAGAGATTATACAGCACCGTATCCAGTTGTATTCCTCTGCTTCGGATTACCTCGAAGCTGAGCAATGTATGGTTGATACTTCCCAGCTTGCCGGAAGTTACGAATATCAATGGATATTGTTTTTCTGCAATGTAATCAATCGTCAGGTAATCCTCGGTAAGCGGAACCATTAACCCGCCTGCACCTTCCACGAGCACCACATCGTAGCGTCGGGCAAGTTCTTGCGTGGCACGTTCTATTTTTCCGAAGTCAATCGGACGGTTGTCGATACGTGCAGCCAGATGAGGAGAGCAGGGATAAGAGAATATCTCAGGCATGGTCAACCTCTCACGGTCTTCCTCCATCATGCCGATGCCCATGAGACGGCGGTGCAGGTCTATATCCTCGGAATAGCCGACATTACCTGTCTGGATAAATTTCTGCGTGATAACACGTTTACCGCTGCCAATCAGTTGACAGGCATAATAAGCTGTACAATAAGATTTTCCGGCATCCGTATCGATACCGCTGATAAAATACACATTCTTTTCCATATCCTTTAATACTTAACCCTTAATACTTTTTCTTCGTGTAACAATATAAATAGGATGATACGTCAGAGTGACGTTTCCGTCCTCCCGTCTGAACTGTCCGGTATAACTGTTGCAGAAAGTCTGTAACCGTCCCCGTGTCCATACTTTCTTTTCCGTTCCTGTCACTCCGGTTTCCTTCAGATGTTGTAACACCTGGAGTGGGGTGCTGAAGGGGAGGGAGACTATTTCCTCTTCAGCATACACAGTCTCAAAATGAGGAGCAAGGAGTTCTTTCAGCGCTTCTATGGGCAGATAATCAAGTCCATGTCCTGTGAGTGTGCGGATTTCGCGCATATTTTCAGCACCGAAGGTACTGAAAGCCAGATAACCGTCTTCCGATAGGAAACGATGACAGCGGGCGAAGAACTCCTCCGGGTCATTGAACCATTGCAAGGTAGAGCAGGAAGTGATTAAATCCGTCTTTTCGGGGAAGTCCAGCGCCTCAGCATCTCCGGGAATGAACTGCACAGTATCTTGTAGAAGCAAATCGGCGAGACACTCTTTCATCTCCGGACATAGATCGTTCAGCAGCAGGCTTTCCGGTTGCAACTTGTGCAGCAATAACCTGGAATAGCTGCCGGTACCACATCCGAACTCCACGATACGGCGAAAGAGCGGAGAAGCGTGCTCCGTCAGCAGTTGCAGCATTTTCTCGGCTACCTGTTGCTGTACGCGGGCTTCGCGCGAGTAAGTATCCCGTGCACGGGCAAATCGTTCCGCGATCAGTCTTTTGTCCATATTTCCTGCAAATAGTATCGGAACAGTTCTACTTGATAATGGGCATCTTCCGTGTAGTGCACCCGTAAGGTTTTCCGGCTGATTTCCGCTTCTTTTCGCCAGGCGTTCAGCTGATTATCGGGAGGAATGATGCGGTCGTTGTTTCCCACTACCGCCTGTTGCCAATAGAATGAGGCGGCGGGCAGCGAGAGATACATACGTTCTATTTCCGCCAGTTCCTCTTTCAGTTCCTCCAGCGGTCGTCTGGGCGTAATGTTCAGGAACTCTTTGAAAGCCTCCCCGTTGAAGCACATTCTTCTCAGAAACTTATGTAGGGAAGGGCCGGTCAAACCTTCCAGGGTTCCGTGATAGATTGCAGTCGGAATACCGCATGTATCATCAATAGGATAGGGGGTTCCATTGATAGCTATACTGTTTTTGATGACGAGAGCTGTATCCGTTTCCTGCAATTTACCCATTACCTGAGTTGCCGCCCATACTCCCATTGACCACCCGATAATGTTGATCTCGCGATATTCTTTCAGCAAGGAAGCATCAAACTCCAGTGTCCGGTAATCGTAGCAGAGCATGTAGTCACTGTCCGCAGGCTGATAATCCTTGAACGGTGTTTCGTCGGCTCCCCATCCGGCAAAGAATAGTAATAGCCGGGGATGCCTGTCTTTTATGATATAAACTTGTTTCATAATTCTGTATGTTTTTTCTAAGGTACGCGGACGACACGGATAAAACGGACGAACGCAGAAAAATAAATCCGTGTAATCAGCGTCATCTGCGGATGAAAAATTAAAAATCCGCGTTCGTCCGTTTCATCCGCGTCATCCGCGTACCTGTATTATTATTAGCCAATATATTTTATTAATTCCATGACTTCCCCTTCCCTTATTTCCGCCGTCAGCGAAAAGCGGATGCGCGATGTCCCCTCCGGAACCGTAGGTGGTCGTATAGGCAAGGCATAAAAGCCATGCCGTTGCAACTCCTCGGCCTTCAGAATAGTCTCTGAACTTTCCCCTACAATCATAGGCACTATGTAACTGGCACTCGGACACTCATATCCCTTCTCTTTCAGAGCTTTGCGAAGAATATTGCTGATATTTTCCAAATGTATTCTTCGCTCCCTAAAATCGCCCAATCGGCGGACGATAAACAAAGTCCATGCGATATTTATCGGAGGAAGAGCCGTTGTAAAAATAAGTGTTCGCATTCTGTTCACCAGATACTCCCGAATGGTGCGTCGGCAAACGATGTATGCTCCGGTTGATGCGGCTGCTTTGCCAAAAGTGCCTACCAAAAAATCAATCTCCTGGATGCATCCGGTTTCTTCG encodes the following:
- a CDS encoding four helix bundle protein — encoded protein: MLLAIRIVNLYKYLRDVKQEYVISKQLLRSGTSIGANISEAIYAESYADFIHKYSISQKECSETGFWLELLYNTNYMKEDEFCSINEDCIEMQKLLTSTLLSLKNHPQIPNT
- a CDS encoding ABC transporter permease; the encoded protein is MTLSLFLARRIYRDSDAGKQVSRPAVLIALIGVAIGLAVMIITVSVIVGFKNEVRGKVIGFGADIQITNSDAARSYETRPVVVNDSVISILSEYPEVKHVQRYSTKPGMVKTAEDFQGMVLKGIGPEFDPAFFREHLVEGELPQFSDTASSNRVVISKALATKLRLKLGDKIDTYYIQDDIRARRLQIVGIYQTNFSEYDNLFLLTDLYLVNRLNNWEPGQVSGAELQVRDYDRLEEITYQIAADLDGMEDRYGEDYCVRNVEQLNPQIFAWLSILDVNIWVILILMAGVAGFTMVSGLLIIIIERTSMIGILKSLGANNTTIRKVFLWLSVFLIGKGMLWGNAIGLAFYFLQKWFGIFKLDPETYYMDTVPVSFNILLFLLLNIGTLLASVLMLLGPSFLITRIHPANSMRYE
- a CDS encoding glycosyltransferase, encoding MEALTFNTTEQALLAAVGILFLIQLLYYFCLYNRIHARSRAVKRSDIHFSQELPPLSVIIYAREEVENLRRNLPAVLEQDYPQFEVIVINDGNTDESEDYLTLQGEKYPNLYHSFVPSSSRYISRKKLAITLGIKASKYDWLVFTDANCLPESNQWLRTMARNFTSRAQIVLGYSGYERGKGWLHKRVSFDNLFTSMRYLGYALAGKPYMGIGRNMAYRKELFYAQKGFSAHLNLQRGDDDLFINKTATAENTRIETDANAVVRVQPVYRAKDWREEKISYMGTAHFYRGIQRYLSGFETTTRLLFHVAWIAVLVIGILNFHWLAAGIAFLLFALRYTLQALIINKTAKDLGEKRRYIFTLPVFDILQPMQSLRWKFHCLFRKRSDFLRR
- the bioD gene encoding dethiobiotin synthase, producing MEKNVYFISGIDTDAGKSYCTAYYACQLIGSGKRVITQKFIQTGNVGYSEDIDLHRRLMGIGMMEEDRERLTMPEIFSYPCSPHLAARIDNRPIDFGKIERATQELARRYDVVLVEGAGGLMVPLTEDYLTIDYIAEKQYPLIFVTSGKLGSINHTLLSFEVIRSRGIQLDTVLYNLYPTVEDTTIQEDTMQYIHRYLDKYFPESKFVVVPVV
- the bioC gene encoding malonyl-ACP O-methyltransferase BioC, translating into MDKRLIAERFARARDTYSREARVQQQVAEKMLQLLTEHASPLFRRIVEFGCGTGSYSRLLLHKLQPESLLLNDLCPEMKECLADLLLQDTVQFIPGDAEALDFPEKTDLITSCSTLQWFNDPEEFFARCHRFLSEDGYLAFSTFGAENMREIRTLTGHGLDYLPIEALKELLAPHFETVYAEEEIVSLPFSTPLQVLQHLKETGVTGTEKKVWTRGRLQTFCNSYTGQFRREDGNVTLTYHPIYIVTRRKSIKG
- a CDS encoding pimeloyl-ACP methyl esterase BioG family protein codes for the protein MKQVYIIKDRHPRLLLFFAGWGADETPFKDYQPADSDYMLCYDYRTLEFDASLLKEYREINIIGWSMGVWAATQVMGKLQETDTALVIKNSIAINGTPYPIDDTCGIPTAIYHGTLEGLTGPSLHKFLRRMCFNGEAFKEFLNITPRRPLEELKEELAEIERMYLSLPAASFYWQQAVVGNNDRIIPPDNQLNAWRKEAEISRKTLRVHYTEDAHYQVELFRYYLQEIWTKD